A single region of the Elizabethkingia sp. JS20170427COW genome encodes:
- the nadE gene encoding NAD(+) synthase yields the protein MQSEKIIQHIVQWLKDYAHNAGVKGFVVGISGGIDSAVVSTLAAKTGLKTLALEMPIRQKKEEVDRAWEHIEYLQKNYPNVEGLRVDLTPTFDTFEEQIKDNNAYPFQNLALANTRSRLRMLTLYYYGQIHSLLVAGTGNKVEDFGVGFFTKYGDGGVDISPIADLVKTQVYEIARHLDIVESIQKAIPTDGLWDEERTDEQQMGASYPELEWAMEMYPNHTAKDFEGREREVFEIFSRLHKATLHKINPIPVCEIPKEFL from the coding sequence ATGCAAAGCGAAAAAATCATTCAACATATTGTACAATGGCTTAAAGATTATGCTCATAATGCAGGGGTAAAAGGTTTTGTAGTAGGAATTTCAGGAGGAATAGACTCTGCAGTAGTTTCCACACTTGCTGCCAAAACAGGACTAAAAACCCTAGCCTTAGAAATGCCTATTCGACAAAAAAAAGAAGAAGTAGATAGAGCTTGGGAGCATATCGAATATTTACAAAAAAACTATCCCAATGTAGAAGGCCTAAGAGTAGATCTTACCCCTACCTTCGATACTTTTGAAGAACAAATAAAAGATAACAACGCTTATCCTTTTCAAAATTTAGCCTTAGCCAATACCCGCTCCCGATTAAGAATGCTCACTTTATACTATTATGGCCAAATCCATTCTCTATTAGTTGCAGGAACAGGAAATAAAGTAGAAGATTTTGGAGTTGGCTTCTTCACCAAATATGGAGACGGAGGAGTGGACATTAGCCCAATTGCTGATTTGGTAAAAACCCAGGTATATGAAATTGCACGCCACCTAGACATTGTAGAAAGCATACAAAAGGCCATTCCTACAGATGGATTATGGGATGAAGAAAGAACCGATGAGCAACAAATGGGAGCAAGCTATCCTGAATTGGAATGGGCTATGGAGATGTATCCTAACCACACAGCAAAAGATTTTGAAGGTAGAGAAAGAGAAGTTTTTGAAATTTTCTCTAGGTTACATAAAGCCACTTTACATAAAATTAACCCTATTCCTGTATGTGAAATTCCTAAAGAATTTTTATAA
- a CDS encoding regulatory protein RecX, with protein sequence MSLTFLEIKQKLANYCVYQDRCHHEVEKKMKEFLLIPEAKEEILLYLIQENFLDEERFTRSYIRGKFYIKHWGRIKIKAHLKQKDIQEKLISSCMDEIDPKDYEQQLLKFLEKLLPEVEDLLDYSKKNKAIRHLISKGYEYDEILNAIADYTEKSTD encoded by the coding sequence ATGAGTCTTACTTTTTTAGAAATTAAACAAAAACTTGCCAATTATTGCGTATATCAAGACCGTTGCCATCACGAAGTAGAAAAAAAGATGAAGGAATTTCTATTAATCCCTGAAGCAAAAGAAGAAATCTTATTATACCTCATCCAGGAGAATTTTTTAGATGAAGAAAGGTTTACCCGTAGTTATATCCGAGGTAAATTCTACATCAAACATTGGGGACGCATAAAAATTAAAGCTCATCTTAAACAAAAAGATATCCAAGAAAAGTTAATTTCCAGCTGTATGGATGAAATCGACCCAAAAGATTATGAGCAGCAACTTCTAAAATTCCTAGAAAAATTACTCCCAGAAGTAGAAGACCTTCTCGACTACTCTAAGAAAAATAAAGCCATCCGCCACCTCATTTCTAAAGGATATGAATATGACGAAATCCTAAATGCAATAGCGGATTATACAGAAAAAAGCACCGATTAA
- a CDS encoding mechanosensitive ion channel family protein: MEKLITVLEAFLDSILMALPKYVIGILVLFIGNYVIKFLISVLAKRFAKRDLDKSLSGFLLSFIKLGLYIALVGIAVGIMGFKSMSLTAVFGAAGLAIGMALQGSLSNFAGGILILFFKPFKVGDYISNNSGTTGTVERIDLLYTTLVNDDGLKVFSPNGPLANSVITNFTVVMQRRYTCIVGVSYDANIKEVQNLLLKVIAEFDAVKATPKPNVFVHNLGESSVDLKLVFWIERTEYWDVVFKVQQRVKEALDQANIEIPFPHRDLRIISEERSI, translated from the coding sequence ATGGAAAAGTTGATAACCGTTTTAGAAGCATTTTTAGATAGCATTTTAATGGCATTGCCAAAATATGTAATTGGTATTTTGGTACTTTTTATCGGGAATTACGTGATTAAGTTTCTGATTTCTGTATTAGCTAAACGTTTTGCCAAACGAGATCTGGATAAATCTTTGTCCGGTTTCTTATTAAGTTTTATCAAGCTTGGGCTTTATATTGCCCTTGTTGGAATAGCCGTTGGGATAATGGGCTTTAAATCGATGAGCTTAACGGCTGTTTTTGGTGCTGCAGGTTTAGCAATAGGAATGGCTTTGCAAGGAAGCTTATCTAATTTTGCTGGTGGAATTTTGATTTTATTTTTCAAGCCTTTTAAGGTAGGAGATTATATTTCTAATAATAGCGGTACTACAGGTACAGTAGAGCGAATAGATTTACTTTACACAACTTTGGTGAATGATGATGGTTTAAAAGTATTTAGCCCTAATGGTCCTTTGGCTAATTCTGTAATTACAAATTTTACAGTAGTAATGCAGAGGAGATATACTTGCATTGTGGGTGTATCTTATGATGCTAATATTAAAGAAGTTCAGAATTTGTTATTAAAGGTAATTGCTGAGTTTGATGCAGTAAAAGCCACACCAAAACCTAATGTTTTTGTTCATAATTTAGGAGAAAGCTCTGTAGATCTTAAATTGGTATTTTGGATTGAGAGAACCGAATATTGGGATGTGGTCTTTAAAGTTCAACAAAGAGTGAAAGAAGCATTAGACCAGGCAAATATTGAGATTCCGTTTCCACATCGCGACTTGCGTATTATTTCTGAAGAAAGAAGTATCTAA
- a CDS encoding glycoside hydrolase family 2 protein: MKKLFLFSGISISALFFSQEIQRDLSLENWNFKNSKDQQWLPAKVPGTVHQDLMNQQIIPDPYLDENEKKVQWVENENWDYQTTFTVSKDELKNNQADLVLEGLDTFAEVFINGKSILKADNMFRAWEVPVKTYLKEGQNTLQIKFKSSVEEGKKLAAKYPFETPESPRSFVRKAQYQFGWDWGPRLVTAGIWKKPYLKFWNQAKVDFIQVEQKTLTANQSDLSFNMEVEVLTEGNYQVDVNGTQQQVSLHKGKNQLKIPYTVQQPKLWQPNGWGEAHLYTFKVKLIKDDKTIAQQEITHGFRTVELVQEKDKDGKSFYFKVNGKPLYAKGSNWIPGDSFLPRMTKEKYHQLIQDAKAAHMNMIRVWGGGAYEDEEFYKACDENGILVWQDFMFAGSFYPADEAFQHNVKEEVKYQVRRLQNHPSIALWCGNNEIDEAIVNWGYQKVFKYTQENSDQVWRDYRKIFEELIPNTLNEILPKNANFYWPTSPSIGWGHKESLTQGDSHYWGVWHGGFPFEIFNEKVGRFMSEYGFQGMPTLSTVKAMFSGKPELSLSNSTIKAHQKHGRGWAVIDEYMKRDYKIPSDFVQYNYVSQLLQARGMQIGIEAHRRNTPYNMGTLIWQLNDCWPVTSWSGVDYLGNWKAMQYQTKRSFQDQVLLAYEEGKTISFHAVNDELKTFSDLHLELKLYDFKGKELKTIHKNYPEAQLGNHLKLETFLTKDILGKNAANKVFLKAVLKGPNQEIITEGIHFFAKPKDLKLSQPKITVRKISDSEFEISTDILVKDLYLTNDAHFSDNFFNLLPGEKKIISSDKPIQYLEWMSLWDTLK; this comes from the coding sequence ATGAAGAAACTTTTTCTTTTCTCGGGGATTTCCATATCGGCTTTATTTTTTAGCCAGGAGATCCAAAGAGATTTGTCTTTAGAAAATTGGAATTTTAAAAATAGTAAAGACCAACAATGGTTACCAGCAAAAGTGCCTGGAACAGTTCATCAAGATTTGATGAATCAACAGATAATCCCCGATCCTTATTTAGATGAAAATGAAAAAAAAGTGCAATGGGTGGAAAATGAAAATTGGGATTATCAGACCACTTTTACCGTTTCTAAAGACGAACTTAAAAATAACCAAGCAGATTTGGTGTTAGAAGGCTTAGACACTTTTGCGGAGGTTTTTATAAATGGAAAAAGTATTTTGAAGGCAGACAACATGTTCAGAGCATGGGAAGTCCCAGTAAAAACTTATCTGAAAGAGGGACAAAATACACTTCAAATAAAATTTAAATCAAGTGTAGAAGAAGGTAAAAAGCTTGCTGCAAAATACCCTTTTGAAACTCCCGAATCTCCAAGAAGTTTTGTGAGAAAAGCCCAATATCAATTCGGTTGGGATTGGGGACCACGTTTGGTTACTGCTGGGATTTGGAAAAAACCTTATCTTAAATTCTGGAATCAAGCAAAAGTAGATTTTATCCAAGTAGAGCAGAAGACATTAACCGCCAATCAGTCTGATCTTTCATTTAATATGGAAGTAGAGGTTCTTACAGAAGGAAACTATCAGGTAGATGTTAATGGAACTCAACAACAAGTGAGCTTGCATAAGGGAAAAAATCAATTGAAAATTCCGTATACAGTTCAACAACCTAAATTGTGGCAACCCAATGGGTGGGGAGAAGCTCATCTTTATACCTTTAAAGTAAAATTGATAAAGGATGATAAAACCATCGCCCAACAAGAGATTACCCATGGCTTTAGAACCGTAGAGCTCGTTCAAGAAAAAGATAAAGATGGTAAATCTTTTTATTTCAAAGTAAATGGCAAACCTCTATATGCAAAAGGAAGCAACTGGATACCAGGGGATAGTTTTCTTCCGAGGATGACCAAAGAGAAATACCACCAGCTGATACAAGATGCAAAAGCTGCTCATATGAATATGATACGCGTATGGGGTGGTGGAGCTTATGAGGATGAAGAATTTTATAAAGCTTGTGATGAAAACGGTATTTTGGTATGGCAAGATTTTATGTTTGCCGGAAGTTTTTATCCTGCGGATGAGGCCTTTCAGCATAATGTAAAGGAAGAGGTGAAATATCAGGTAAGAAGATTACAAAACCACCCTTCCATCGCTTTGTGGTGTGGTAATAATGAAATTGATGAAGCTATCGTGAACTGGGGATATCAGAAAGTATTTAAATATACTCAAGAAAATTCTGACCAAGTGTGGAGAGATTATCGCAAAATTTTCGAGGAATTAATTCCGAACACTTTAAATGAAATTTTGCCTAAAAATGCTAATTTCTATTGGCCGACCTCACCTTCCATAGGTTGGGGGCACAAAGAAAGTCTTACCCAAGGAGATTCCCATTATTGGGGCGTTTGGCATGGCGGCTTCCCTTTCGAGATTTTTAATGAGAAAGTAGGGCGTTTTATGTCAGAGTATGGCTTCCAAGGGATGCCAACATTATCAACGGTAAAAGCTATGTTTTCAGGAAAACCAGAATTATCACTTTCTAATTCTACAATTAAAGCCCATCAAAAACACGGAAGAGGTTGGGCGGTAATTGATGAATATATGAAGAGAGATTATAAAATCCCGTCGGATTTTGTACAGTACAATTACGTTTCTCAGCTTTTGCAAGCAAGAGGGATGCAAATAGGGATTGAGGCTCATCGTAGAAATACTCCTTATAACATGGGGACGCTTATCTGGCAGCTTAACGATTGTTGGCCAGTTACTTCATGGTCTGGGGTAGATTATTTAGGAAATTGGAAAGCAATGCAATACCAGACAAAGAGGAGCTTCCAAGACCAAGTATTGCTAGCCTATGAAGAGGGGAAAACAATAAGTTTCCATGCTGTAAATGATGAGTTGAAGACTTTTTCAGATTTGCATTTAGAATTAAAATTATATGATTTTAAAGGAAAAGAACTAAAGACAATTCATAAAAATTATCCTGAAGCCCAGCTGGGCAATCATCTGAAATTGGAAACTTTCCTTACAAAAGATATATTAGGAAAAAATGCAGCGAATAAAGTATTCTTAAAAGCTGTGTTAAAAGGGCCTAATCAAGAAATTATTACAGAAGGAATCCATTTCTTTGCAAAACCAAAAGATCTAAAGTTGAGTCAGCCGAAGATTACAGTACGTAAAATTTCAGATTCAGAATTTGAGATTTCTACCGATATTTTAGTTAAAGACTTGTATTTGACTAACGATGCTCATTTTAGTGATAATTTCTTCAATTTACTTCCAGGAGAGAAAAAAATCATTAGTAGTGATAAGCCTATCCAATATTTAGAATGGATGAGCCTTTGGGATACTTTAAAATAA
- a CDS encoding M28 family metallopeptidase: MKKLFLTMGIAMMVSSCAVSSQKVYQKSLNSISVENLKRDLFTIAGDEMEGRDTGSEGQKKAGRYMIEQYQKAGIGFPPSLGSYYQKVPSEFMSKRKKINDSENILAYIQGSEKPEEVIVISAHYDHVGIEDGKIHPGADDDGSGTVAVMAIAEAFQKAKKMGMGPKRSILFLHVTGEERGLFGSSYYSENPVFPLANTVADLNIDMIGRVDPEHEKTPNFVYVVGSEMLSSQLKEAIERVNKAGENLILDYKYDDPNDPERIYYRSDHYNFAKHGIPSAFFFNGVHEDYHKPGDTPDKINYPLLMKRAKLIFATAWDLANRPDRIVVDKK; the protein is encoded by the coding sequence ATGAAGAAACTATTTTTAACGATGGGGATTGCAATGATGGTATCCTCGTGTGCAGTGTCCTCGCAAAAGGTTTATCAAAAATCACTCAATAGTATTTCTGTAGAGAATTTGAAGAGAGATTTGTTTACCATAGCTGGAGACGAAATGGAGGGGAGAGATACTGGTTCCGAAGGACAGAAAAAAGCTGGTAGATACATGATAGAGCAGTATCAAAAAGCTGGGATAGGTTTCCCACCAAGCTTAGGTTCATACTATCAAAAAGTACCTTCGGAGTTTATGAGTAAACGTAAAAAGATTAACGATTCCGAAAATATACTAGCCTATATACAAGGTTCAGAAAAGCCAGAAGAAGTAATTGTTATTTCAGCTCATTATGATCATGTTGGGATAGAAGATGGTAAAATACACCCAGGAGCTGATGACGATGGCTCTGGTACTGTAGCGGTAATGGCTATTGCTGAAGCTTTCCAAAAAGCTAAAAAAATGGGAATGGGTCCTAAAAGATCAATCTTGTTTTTACATGTTACAGGAGAGGAGAGAGGTTTGTTCGGTTCTTCTTACTATTCCGAAAACCCTGTTTTCCCTTTAGCAAATACAGTGGCAGATCTTAATATAGACATGATTGGAAGAGTAGATCCTGAACATGAGAAAACTCCTAACTTTGTATATGTTGTAGGTTCGGAAATGTTAAGCTCTCAACTAAAGGAAGCGATAGAGAGGGTGAATAAAGCTGGGGAGAATCTGATTTTAGATTATAAATATGATGATCCTAATGATCCCGAAAGAATTTATTATCGATCTGATCATTATAATTTTGCAAAACACGGTATTCCGAGTGCATTTTTCTTTAATGGGGTACATGAAGATTATCACAAGCCAGGAGATACTCCGGATAAAATTAATTACCCACTGTTAATGAAAAGGGCTAAGCTTATTTTTGCTACGGCATGGGATTTAGCCAACAGACCAGATAGGATTGTGGTAGATAAAAAATAA
- a CDS encoding plasmid pRiA4b ORF-3 family protein encodes MIYKVRVILDAKDSIFRDIEIKGKQTLWNLHQGIKSAFSLQGDELSSFYYSDEEWTEGQAIPLEDMSDNGDGEIMSDIYISEAFAEKGSKMLFKYGFIDLWEFFCELQEIIDEKPSVNYPITTFRFGNMPLKAPSKSGSGKSAAILDDDFASIDSDYKGDDFDDFDDEEEDDGYADDLYDAEDLDRL; translated from the coding sequence ATGATTTACAAAGTAAGAGTAATTTTAGATGCAAAAGACAGTATTTTCCGTGATATTGAAATCAAGGGAAAACAAACATTGTGGAATCTTCATCAAGGGATAAAGAGTGCCTTCAGCCTTCAAGGTGATGAGCTTTCTTCTTTTTACTATTCTGATGAAGAATGGACAGAAGGGCAAGCAATTCCTTTAGAGGATATGTCCGACAACGGCGATGGAGAAATCATGTCCGATATTTACATCAGTGAAGCCTTTGCTGAAAAAGGTTCTAAAATGCTATTTAAGTATGGATTTATAGACCTTTGGGAATTCTTTTGTGAGCTACAGGAAATTATAGATGAAAAACCATCTGTAAACTATCCTATCACTACCTTCAGATTTGGAAACATGCCTCTTAAAGCTCCTTCTAAATCAGGAAGCGGTAAGTCAGCTGCAATTTTAGATGATGATTTTGCATCAATAGATTCAGATTACAAAGGTGATGATTTCGATGATTTTGATGACGAGGAAGAAGATGACGGATATGCTGATGATCTTTACGATGCTGAAGATTTAGACAGATTATAA
- a CDS encoding zinc metallopeptidase, with the protein MMYFIIFILVFVAGIYVDRQLKSKFNHYSQLHLRNNLSGKEIAEKMLRDNGIYDVSVISIPGQLTDHYNPENKTVNLSEAVYMQRNAAAAAVAAHECGHAIQHAQSYSMLELRSKLVPMVSFSSRIVQFVLLGGMAVMAFSGNKTILAIGVLLFAVTTIFSFVTLPVEYDASNRALKWLQDKQMLVGEEHYAAQDALKWAARTYVVAAVGSLANLIYFASMLSGGNNDE; encoded by the coding sequence ATAATGTATTTTATCATATTTATTTTAGTTTTTGTTGCAGGAATATACGTTGATAGACAACTGAAATCTAAATTTAATCATTACTCTCAATTGCATTTGCGAAACAATCTTTCTGGAAAGGAAATTGCAGAAAAAATGCTGAGAGATAACGGGATTTACGATGTCTCGGTAATTTCAATCCCTGGGCAGTTGACGGATCATTATAATCCTGAGAATAAAACAGTAAATCTTTCTGAGGCTGTATATATGCAAAGAAATGCTGCTGCTGCCGCTGTTGCCGCTCATGAATGTGGACACGCCATACAGCATGCACAATCTTACTCGATGTTGGAGCTAAGATCTAAGTTAGTTCCTATGGTAAGTTTCAGCTCTAGAATTGTACAGTTTGTATTGTTGGGAGGCATGGCAGTAATGGCTTTTAGTGGGAATAAAACTATTCTGGCAATAGGAGTTTTGTTGTTTGCTGTTACCACTATATTTTCTTTTGTTACCCTTCCTGTAGAGTATGATGCAAGTAATAGAGCTTTGAAATGGTTACAAGATAAGCAAATGTTGGTAGGAGAGGAACATTATGCCGCTCAGGATGCCTTAAAGTGGGCTGCACGTACTTATGTAGTCGCAGCGGTAGGATCTTTAGCCAATCTTATTTATTTCGCATCTATGCTGAGTGGCGGAAATAATGATGAGTAA
- a CDS encoding GNAT family N-acetyltransferase: MAEVVLKKVEGDKMLQDFIQFPMQLYKNCPNYVPPLINDEKQIWDPKENPALSYSKAELYLAYKNGKTVGRIALMINHKEAKELDIHKVRFGWLDFIDDEEVSKALIDKAKEYALENQLSTIEGPMGFTNLDKAGMLIKGFDKLATMIGIYNFEYYPKHLEKLGLIKEKEWVEFEIVFPDQLPEKVIKFNDLIKQKYQLKVLEFKNKSEILPLVEPMFKLLDETYKNLSTYTPITPEQIKTYKEKYFSFIDKDYIICIEDAQHNLISFAITMPSYSRALQKAKGKLFPFGWWHFLQAGKKNDRANFYLIGIHPEYQRRGITAIIFKEIFDIFKKKGVKFLETNPELEENKNIQLLWQDYHPVNHKRRRTYSLKF; the protein is encoded by the coding sequence ATGGCGGAAGTTGTCTTAAAAAAAGTAGAAGGAGATAAAATGTTACAAGATTTTATCCAATTTCCAATGCAATTATATAAAAATTGTCCTAACTATGTCCCTCCTTTAATTAACGATGAAAAGCAAATTTGGGATCCTAAAGAAAACCCCGCGCTATCCTATAGTAAGGCCGAACTATACCTCGCTTATAAAAATGGCAAAACCGTTGGCAGAATAGCTCTCATGATTAATCATAAAGAAGCTAAGGAATTGGACATCCATAAAGTAAGATTCGGATGGTTAGATTTTATTGATGATGAAGAAGTCTCTAAAGCCTTAATTGATAAAGCTAAAGAATATGCCCTGGAGAATCAGCTAAGCACTATTGAAGGCCCTATGGGATTTACCAACTTAGATAAAGCTGGGATGCTAATAAAAGGCTTCGATAAACTAGCCACAATGATTGGTATTTATAACTTTGAATACTATCCTAAACATCTAGAAAAACTAGGGCTTATCAAAGAAAAAGAATGGGTGGAATTCGAAATTGTGTTTCCTGACCAACTTCCTGAAAAAGTAATTAAATTTAATGACCTTATCAAACAGAAATACCAATTAAAGGTTTTAGAATTTAAAAATAAATCTGAAATCCTGCCTCTGGTAGAACCCATGTTCAAACTACTTGATGAGACTTATAAAAACCTATCTACTTATACTCCGATAACTCCTGAACAGATTAAGACCTACAAGGAAAAGTATTTCAGCTTTATCGATAAGGATTACATCATCTGTATTGAAGATGCTCAGCATAACCTAATTTCCTTCGCTATTACCATGCCTTCCTATTCCCGAGCTTTACAAAAGGCTAAAGGAAAATTATTTCCTTTTGGATGGTGGCATTTTTTACAAGCAGGTAAGAAAAATGATAGGGCTAATTTTTACCTTATCGGTATCCACCCAGAGTACCAACGTCGTGGAATAACGGCTATTATTTTCAAAGAAATTTTTGATATTTTCAAGAAGAAAGGTGTTAAATTTTTAGAGACCAATCCTGAATTGGAGGAAAACAAAAATATACAACTCCTATGGCAAGATTATCATCCTGTTAATCATAAAAGGAGAAGAACTTATTCTTTAAAATTCTAA
- a CDS encoding NAD(P)/FAD-dependent oxidoreductase has product MIETDIIVIGAGPTGLFSVFEAGLLKLRCHIIDALPQPGGQLAELYPKKPIFDIPGYPSVDAGKLIDNLMEQIKQFEPGFSLSEVAVSYEKTDEGNFIVETNRGTKVKGKAIAIAGGLGSFEPRKPQIDNIEAFEENGVEYFVRKPEMFRGKRIVIAGGGDSALDWSIYLSDVASEVTLVHRRNEFRGALDSVEKVQKLKNEGKINLITPAEVVGLKGDGYLTAIEIEKEGVRSTIKTDYFIPLFGLTPKLGPLANWGLEIEKNAIKVNNALDYQTNVEGIYAIGDVNTYPGKLKLILCGFHEATLMCQSVYNKLNPGKKFVLKYTTVSGVEGFDGSKKEAEKAVVKTIE; this is encoded by the coding sequence ATGATAGAAACAGATATTATAGTTATAGGTGCTGGTCCAACAGGTCTTTTTTCCGTTTTTGAAGCGGGATTATTAAAACTTAGATGTCATATCATCGATGCACTTCCTCAACCTGGTGGTCAATTAGCAGAATTATATCCTAAAAAACCAATTTTCGATATACCAGGTTATCCTTCTGTAGATGCAGGGAAGCTTATAGATAACCTTATGGAGCAGATTAAACAATTTGAGCCAGGGTTCTCTCTTAGTGAAGTGGCTGTTTCTTATGAAAAAACTGATGAAGGAAACTTTATTGTAGAAACCAACAGAGGAACTAAAGTAAAAGGAAAAGCAATTGCCATTGCTGGAGGACTAGGAAGCTTCGAGCCTAGAAAGCCGCAAATAGATAATATAGAAGCTTTCGAGGAAAATGGGGTGGAATACTTCGTTCGTAAGCCTGAAATGTTCCGTGGTAAGAGAATTGTTATCGCAGGAGGTGGAGATTCGGCTTTAGACTGGTCTATTTATCTTTCTGATGTAGCTTCTGAAGTAACATTAGTACACCGCCGTAATGAGTTTAGAGGAGCTTTAGATTCTGTAGAAAAAGTTCAGAAACTTAAAAATGAAGGTAAAATTAATTTGATTACTCCTGCAGAAGTAGTAGGATTGAAGGGAGATGGCTATTTAACAGCAATTGAAATAGAAAAAGAAGGGGTAAGAAGTACTATTAAAACCGATTATTTTATTCCTTTATTTGGACTTACTCCAAAACTAGGACCACTTGCCAACTGGGGACTAGAGATTGAGAAAAACGCAATTAAAGTAAACAACGCTTTAGATTACCAAACCAATGTTGAAGGAATCTATGCCATAGGGGATGTTAATACATACCCAGGAAAATTGAAGTTGATTTTATGCGGTTTCCACGAAGCTACTTTAATGTGCCAAAGCGTTTACAATAAGCTAAATCCAGGTAAGAAATTTGTTTTGAAATACACTACGGTAAGTGGGGTAGAAGGTTTTGATGGCTCTAAAAAAGAAGCTGAAAAAGCAGTTGTGAAAACAATAGAATAA
- the atpG gene encoding ATP synthase F1 subunit gamma encodes MANLKEIRGRISSIASTMQITSAMKMVSAAKLKKAQDAIVMLRPYSEKLQEIIENVSSTLDEENLSIYATPREVKKVLYVAITSNRGLAGAFNSSIIKEVNALVHQNDHLDIEVMTIGKKAFDALKANKKVYENHSDLYDGVTFEAVAEIADDIMREFRAGYFDEVYLVYNKFINAATQEVQAEKLLPITMPEKAEANGTETDYIFEPGRNEILETLIPKSIKTQLFKSILDSIASEHGARMTAMHKATDNAQALKNELVIFYNKARQAAITNEILEIVSGAEALKNN; translated from the coding sequence ATGGCAAACTTAAAAGAAATACGAGGTAGGATTTCCTCCATTGCATCTACAATGCAGATTACAAGTGCTATGAAAATGGTTTCCGCAGCGAAACTAAAAAAAGCACAAGACGCTATTGTAATGCTTAGACCTTACTCTGAAAAGCTCCAAGAGATTATCGAAAATGTAAGCTCTACTTTGGATGAGGAAAATCTCTCTATCTACGCAACTCCTAGAGAGGTGAAGAAAGTTCTTTATGTGGCAATTACTTCCAACAGAGGTTTGGCCGGTGCTTTTAACTCTTCTATTATCAAAGAAGTTAACGCTTTGGTACACCAAAACGATCACCTAGATATCGAGGTGATGACTATTGGTAAAAAAGCATTTGATGCATTAAAAGCAAATAAAAAAGTTTACGAAAACCATAGTGACCTTTACGATGGAGTGACTTTTGAAGCTGTAGCTGAAATTGCAGATGATATCATGAGAGAGTTCCGTGCGGGTTATTTTGATGAAGTTTACTTAGTTTATAATAAATTTATCAACGCTGCCACTCAAGAAGTACAAGCTGAAAAGCTTCTTCCGATTACCATGCCTGAAAAAGCAGAAGCTAACGGTACTGAAACTGATTATATTTTTGAACCAGGTAGAAATGAAATTTTGGAAACCTTAATTCCGAAATCCATTAAAACCCAGCTATTCAAATCTATTTTAGATTCCATCGCTTCAGAACATGGTGCTCGTATGACAGCTATGCATAAAGCTACAGATAATGCTCAGGCACTTAAAAACGAATTGGTTATTTTCTATAACAAAGCTCGTCAGGCTGCAATTACCAATGAAATTTTGGAAATTGTATCCGGTGCTGAAGCACTTAAAAATAATTAA